The proteins below are encoded in one region of Belonocnema kinseyi isolate 2016_QV_RU_SX_M_011 chromosome 1, B_treatae_v1, whole genome shotgun sequence:
- the LOC117175509 gene encoding uncharacterized protein LOC117175509: protein MERKGIFYVIIVLALGYVHSNLFKKSANYDFGNFNDKAGVYFQEMDQAHFYHDRYRIITFLDIRKNLILEASFSSYCERFKSSCTSLKTYSKVYKEQRTMAFNMLGMNAEEDMNSSLIITLFGTFHDQDVIYYDEWVTPFLNSSARIKTIDNQTVIVNSTFGTIFPTFSDSDDEFRLNEFYVLFEQWTQEISTLTTAILFARMGKLYPEILPPSELIDVLKNASLSFKDISWPYEPEIHNYEEIINISDLRVALINGTLLFDMLVPMVDTGDYLEPSFIYKIVPFPIKLSARNLYFFTQPRARYVALRYGDSPDLLLTEQQFQECKNTKYFKLCSSWHPSSISKLDYPCEDSLITGKDDVFFTCPIRLIKSKRTFWYKINNNAWIFSTPNSEVMNVVCPGNEVNQQPISVEVSLENYGWLELNKSCYAESNNVFLRPHETFNNSHHVEKNRHLPKVNILQDVEEYLQKLDVSLDGIFINDFGNYSHVEPEYLKLIGTPLAQVKIQADNLKNLIYQKKMFDEHEEKIAIQVTTLKNLKDKIEQQSKVIEKLMEQMNGSEDLRREQIFTWVYISILSFIILLCVLYLTKCYQKMEDCFRKNRSFRSFRFRNSGTENCINEVDCDEGESTLRENAFRTLL, encoded by the coding sequence aATCGTCTTAGCCCTGGGGTACGTtcattcaaatctatttaaaaaatcagccaACTATGATTTTGGCAACTTCAACGACAAAGCTGGAGTTTACTTTCAAGAAATGGATCAAGCTCATTTTTACCATGACCGATACAGAATCATCACATTTCTTGATATAAGGAAGAACCTTATTTTGGAAGCTTCCTTCTCCTCCTATTGTGAAAGATTCAAATCTAGCTGCACAAGTTTGAAGACGTACTCCAAAGTATACAAAGAGCAGCGAACAATGGCCTTCAACATGTTGGGCATGAATGCTGAAGAAGATATGAATTCGAGTTTGATAATTACACTGTTTGGAACATTCCATGATCAAGATGTTATATACTATGATGAATGGGTAACTCCATTCTTAAATTCCAGTGCAAGAATCAAAACGATAGACAACCAAACAGTTATTGTTAATTCTACTTTTGGAACAATTTTTCCAACCTTCTCTGATTCTGATGACGAGTTCAGACTAAATGAATTCTACGTACTTTTTGAACAGTGGACACAGGAAATAAGTACTTTAACTACAGCCATACTTTTTGCCAGGATGGGCAAATTATACCCAGAAATTTTACCGCCTAGTGAACTAATAGATGTCTTGAAGAATGCCTCGTTATCTTTCAAGGATATAAGTTGGCCTTATGAGCCGGAAATTCATAACTATGAAGAAATTATCAATATTAGTGATTTGAGGGTGGCTCTGATCAATGGAACACTCCTTTTTGATATGTTGGTACCTATGGTCGACACAGGAGATTATTTGGAACCTAGTTTTATCTACAAAATTGTACCATTTCCGATAAAATTATCAGCtagaaatttgtactttttcacTCAACCACGAGCTCGATATGTAGCACTTAGATATGGTGATTCGCCAGATCTCTTATTAACTGAACAACAATtccaagaatgtaaaaatactaaatatttcaaactttgttCATCCTGGCATCCATCAAGTATTTCTAAGCTTGATTACCCTTGTGAAGATTCACTTATAACTGGGAAGGATGACGTGTTTTTTACATGTCCTATTAGGTTGATAAAATCTAAAAGAACATTCtggtacaaaataaataataatgcctGGATCTTTAGTACTCCTAATTCTGAAGTAATGAATGTTGTTTGTCCTGGGAATGAAGTAAATCAACAACCAATTTCTGTAGAAGTTAGTCTCGAAAATTATGGATGGTTAGAACTGAATAAATCCTGTTATGCAGAATCGAATAATGTGTTTTTGAGACCACACGAAACTTTTAATAATTCACATCACGTTGAGAAAAACCGTCATCTTCCCAAAGTTAATATTCTACAAGATGTGgaagaatatctgcaaaaattaGACGTTTCCTTAGATGGTATTTTTATCAACGATTTTGGAAATTATTCGCATGTAGAaccagaatatttaaaattgataggaACTCCGTTGGCGCAAGTTAAGATTCAAgctgataatttaaaaaacttaatatacCAGAAGAAAATGTTCGATGAACatgaagaaaaaattgcaatacaggttacaactttaaaaaatttgaaggataaGATTGAGCAACAAAgcaaagtaattgaaaaattgatggaGCAAATGAACGGTTCGGAAGATTTGAGAAGGGAACAAATTTTTACGTGGGTTTACATTTCCATTTTgtcattcattattttactttgtGTTCTATATTTGACTAAGTGTTATCAAAAAATGGAGgactgttttagaaaaaatcgtaGTTTCCGTAGTTTTCGATTTAGAAATTCAGGGactgaaaattgtattaatgAAGTAGATTGCGATGAAGGGGAATCCACATTAAGGGAAAATGCTTTTCGAACTTTATTGTGA